In Deltaproteobacteria bacterium, the genomic stretch GTCGCGGTCTCGCCATCGGGCCTCGCTCGCCTCACACGCGCCGAGTACGAGCGCACGGTCACTGCGATCTTCGGCGACGCGTTCGCTGCCGAGATCGACTTCGAGAAGCTGCCGTCGGACGGCAAGATCGGCCGCTTCGTCAGCAACGCGGGCCTCGACGTCAGTGTCGACGCCGCCGATGCGTATCGCGTGGTCGCCGAGGACATCGGCGAGGCCGCGGGCGCCCACGCGGCCGAGCTGCTCGGTTGCGAGGAAGCGCCGGCGTGCGTGTCGGCGTTCGTCGCCACCTACGGCCGCCGGATCTATCGCCGACCGCTGTCGGACGCGGAGCTCGGCGTGTTCACGCAGTTCTGGGACGCCACCCGCGAGAGTGGCACGCTCGCCGACGCGATGCGCATGGTGGTCACGGCGATGCTGCAGACGCCCGACTTCCTCTACCTGCTCGAGAAGGGCGCCGAGGGCGACGACGACGACGTCCGGCGCCTGACCGGCTTCGAGGTCGGCGCGCGGCTGTCGTTCTTCCTGTGGGGGCAGGGGCCCGACGACGAACTGCTCGACGCGGCTGCGGCCGGCGAGCTCGACGCGCCCGAGGGGCTGCGTGCCCACGTCGACCGCCTGCTCGCCGATCCGCGTGCCGACGAGACCATCGTGCGCTTCCACGAGAGCTGGCTCGGCATCGAGGCGCTCGAGACGGAGCTGGTCGACGCCGAGCGCTTCCCGCAGTTCGAGGCCCTGCGCGACGACATGGCCGACGAGACCCGACGCTTCGTGCTGCACGTGTTCCGCGAGGACGACGCCCAGCTCGCGACCTTGCTGGGTGCCGACTACTCGTTCGCGTCGCCGGAGCTCGCTGCGTTCTATGGCGATGGTGTGACCGAGCAGGGGCAAGACGGCGAGATCACGCTCGACGGCAGCCAGCGTCGCGGTCTGCTGACCCACGCCAGCTACCTGACCACCCACGCCCGCACGCCCGAGCGCGCGCCGATCTACCGCGGCAAGAGCCTGCTCACCGACGTGCTGTGTCGCGAGCTGGTGCCGCCGCAGGGCGTGAGCACGACCATCGACTTCGACTCGAGCTCGTCTGCCCGCCAGCAGATCGAAGACGCCACCGCAGGCCCGACCTGCGCGGGGTGCCACAAGATGATCAACCCGCTGGGGTTCCTGTTCGAGAACTACGACGGCGTCGGCCAGTGGCGCACGATGGACGGCGAGTGGCCGGTCGAGTCGGCGGCCGAGGTCGTGGGCACGGATTTCGACGGCACCTACGCCAACGCCACCGAGATGATCGACGCGCTCGCGGCCAGTCCGGCGGCGGCCTCGTGCGTCTCGCGGCAGTGGCTGCGCTTCGCGCTCTCGCGGCCCGACGGCCTCGAGGACGAGGGCTCGATCGACGCCGCCTCGCAGCAGGCGGGCGGCGACATGCTGCAGCTCATCGGTGCGCTCGCGGGCACGGACGCGTTCCGGCACCGCCGCCTCGCGAGCGAGTGACCCGCGAGCGCTCGCCGATGTTCAATCGTCCCGGCGGCCGAACAGGCGCCGCACGAGGCGAATGATCGCGTTGAAGGGTCCGAGGTCGACGCTGCTCTCGCTGACGTGTGTGACCACCGTGCCGTCGTCCTGCCGCTCCTGCGTGACGCGGGTGCGGGTGAACGGCGACGCATCGAGGCGGGGAAAGGCGCCGCTGCCATCGTCGAAGCCACCCGCGGTGGCCTCGGCCTTTGCGTGGCACGGCGGGCAGATCATGCCGTCCGCCGCGAACAGGGCGTCCGCCTCGTTGATGGAAGCCTGACACGAGTGACAGCGCACCTGCTTCATTCCGACGTAGACGTGCCACCGGCGGGTTCGATCACGGAAAAATGTTTGGACCAACCGTGCCGCGGTGACGCGATGTCGGCCCGAGCTCACCCGAGCACGGAGAACGAGGGCTCCATCCGCAGCGGGCGGTAGGACAGCTTCGCTCGGCGTAGCCCGGGCGCGCCCATGTCCTGCTCGCGATTGACGAAGCGGAAGTGCGTCGGGATCTCCCGTGCATACAGCTGACCGAGTGCCTGGTACGCGCCGGGATACGAACGATCCGCGAGCTCGAAGTGCACGACGAACGTCTCCGCACCGAGCGGCTCGCCGAGCGCCACGCCGATCGGCAGCCCGCGATGCCCGCGCAACAGACGGCTCGTGAAGCCGAGCCGCTCGTGGTGCTGGAGCGCCCGCACGAGCGCGACCGCATCCGGCGCGTGCAGGTCCCCGCACGCGCGCTCGGCCAGCGCCATCGCGTCGTGCCAGTTCGCCGCGCCGAGCGGCTCGAAGCGATGCTCGCCGGCGCGCATGAATGCAGCGACATGGTTGCGCTTGCCGTGATGACGTCGGCCGGGCAGCTCGGCGAGGTCCTCGCGCGCATACACGTAGTCGGCGTTGTCGCGATCGTCGACGAGCGTGTAGCCGGCACGCCGCAGCGCCTCGGCCACGCGGGCCGGCACGTAGTCGATCCGCGCCGCGCCGCCGCGACGCCGCAGGAGCTCGAGGCATGCGTCGACGACCGGACGCACGTCGGCGTCGCGACCGACCGGGCACACGAAGCGCTCCTCTTCATCCACGACGTAGCGGACGAGCAACCAACGATCGGCGAAGATCGCCCAGCTGGTGCCGAACACCGGCTGCCACGGGAACAGCGCTCCGAAGCTGTACTCGCACAGCGGATGCCGCGCGCGATCGAAGAAGCCCTGCACCACGGCGCGATCGGGCAACGCGAGCGGCGAGAAGGCGAGATCCGCGACGGATTGCAGCATGGAGCTGGGCGCTCCTAGACAGACGCCGCGCGCGGCCGCGCGGTTTCTCGCCACCGGCGCCCGTCCGCAGAACCCCCAGGTTCCAATCCCGCCCGAGCTCACGACCGTGACGCCCGGCCACCGCCCAGATGCACGTCTGCACCGTTGTGACACCTGCCCCGAAGTGCGGTCACGCCCGGCGCCGCCGCGTCGATCGTCGGCATGGGCGCCACCACGGGCGCTACGATCGGAGGCGATGCGACTGTCCTTCGTTGCGGTGTTGATGCTGATCTTCGCCACCACCACCGCGTTCGCGGCACCCTCGCTGCCGCGTCCGCGAGGCCCGGCGGCGCCCGCCAGGTCCGCGCCGCGCAAGGCGTGGCCGGCCGGGCACAAGAGCGCCGCGAAGCGCACCGACGCGGAGCCACGCATCGGATCGTGGACTTACGCGAAGCTGCATCATCCGGAGGTCGTCGCCGAGGTGTTGCGGGACGTCGCGGCCGGCAAGCGCTCGCGCGACGAGGTCGCTGGGCTCGCGAGCCCGGAGCAGCTCGAGTTGCTGCTCGCCGCGAAGCTTCCCGAGCGCGATGCGGCGCGCAGCCGTGGGCCCGTCGGTGCGCCACCGCGTGGGCAGACGCGCAAGCAAGCGCGCGGCATGGTCCAGTCGGAGTGGGCGCAGCTCGCGACGGTGCTGACCGCACCACCCGAGTACTCACCGAAGCAGCTGCAGCTGCCGGCGGCCTACGACAAGGAGGTCAAGCGGCAGTCGGTGTGGTTCACGGCGAATGCCGACGGCTTCGTCACCGCGACGCTGCCCACCGGGGCGCCGTTTCGGATCTCTCGCATCGTGGCGTACGACGGCTCGTACACGATGACGGCGACCGGGCCGCTGATGAACGCTTCGGACTCGCGCACGAGCGCACCGTTCGCGCTCGCCGTGCGTGCGGGACAACAGTTCGCGGTCACCGTCGAGTTCGCGCCGCAGTTCGAGCTCGGCAAGATGATGGCCGGCATCAAGAAGGGCAAGCTGCGGGTGAAGGACGAGAAGTTCAGCGTCAGCGTGCCGATCTCGGCGATGTTCAACGGCGTGCGCATCGAGGGCGTCGTGCTGAGCCCAACCGCGGACCTGCTCGTGCTCGACACGTACGTGCCCGTGCAGAAGGCAAAGTTCACCACGAAGATGCAGGTGCTCAACCTCGGTGCCGCTCGCACGGCCACGATCACGGCCGACACCCTGCCCACCGGCATGACGCTGGTGGGATCGCCGAGCGTGGCGCTCGCCGCCAATGAGGCGAAGACCGTCGACGTCACGCTGCAGCTGGACGGCGGGGTCTACGGCTCCGGTCAGCCGCTGGAGCTGCGCGCGACGGCGCCTGGCGGCCTCACATCGAGCACGGCGATGAGCGTGACCGTGGTGAGGAGCGAGCGCTACTGGGAGTTCGAGGACAACATCGAAGGCGTCGATCTCTCGATCGTCTATCGCCTCGACAGCGCCGGCAATTGGAACCTCTTCGCGACCGAGTGGAACCGCAGCAGCCTGCTGCCCTGGGATGTCGAGTTCCAGCTCGTGCTCGGCACCGACTACGTGCCCAACTGGTCGTACAACATCGGCCTCGGCACGAAGGACGGCCTCGCTGGCCCCAAGTTCGCCAACCAGTCCGACGGATGGAACGACCCCGGTCCCGACGGCAAGAATACGTGGTCGAAGGACTTCTTCGCCGATCTCGTCGCACGGCCGGCGCACTTCCACATCAACATGGAATCGCGGCCGTAGCCGTCACCGACGTGTTGCTCGGCCCCGTCGTCGCCGCGGGCGGTGGCCCTGGGCGGGCGCGGCTCGGTCCACCCGCGTGTTACGCTGATCTGCGGTGGTCGACACCGACTCGCTCACCCGCCTCGATCGAGCCTCCGGTGACGGCGAGTCCTCGTCGACGCCGGGCGCTGCGTCCGATCGGGTCGGTGCAGACCCGTACGCCGACCTCGGCCGCGCACTCGGCCG encodes the following:
- a CDS encoding DUF2156 domain-containing protein, with product MLQSVADLAFSPLALPDRAVVQGFFDRARHPLCEYSFGALFPWQPVFGTSWAIFADRWLLVRYVVDEEERFVCPVGRDADVRPVVDACLELLRRRGGAARIDYVPARVAEALRRAGYTLVDDRDNADYVYAREDLAELPGRRHHGKRNHVAAFMRAGEHRFEPLGAANWHDAMALAERACGDLHAPDAVALVRALQHHERLGFTSRLLRGHRGLPIGVALGEPLGAETFVVHFELADRSYPGAYQALGQLYAREIPTHFRFVNREQDMGAPGLRRAKLSYRPLRMEPSFSVLG
- a CDS encoding DUF1592 domain-containing protein, with protein sequence MRRIVLATVLTQGVGCYTGLGAAGGAGADGGDDAATTGGSAADDAGTGDSGDAADVAVSPSGLARLTRAEYERTVTAIFGDAFAAEIDFEKLPSDGKIGRFVSNAGLDVSVDAADAYRVVAEDIGEAAGAHAAELLGCEEAPACVSAFVATYGRRIYRRPLSDAELGVFTQFWDATRESGTLADAMRMVVTAMLQTPDFLYLLEKGAEGDDDDVRRLTGFEVGARLSFFLWGQGPDDELLDAAAAGELDAPEGLRAHVDRLLADPRADETIVRFHESWLGIEALETELVDAERFPQFEALRDDMADETRRFVLHVFREDDAQLATLLGADYSFASPELAAFYGDGVTEQGQDGEITLDGSQRRGLLTHASYLTTHARTPERAPIYRGKSLLTDVLCRELVPPQGVSTTIDFDSSSSARQQIEDATAGPTCAGCHKMINPLGFLFENYDGVGQWRTMDGEWPVESAAEVVGTDFDGTYANATEMIDALAASPAAASCVSRQWLRFALSRPDGLEDEGSIDAASQQAGGDMLQLIGALAGTDAFRHRRLASE